A region from the Geobacillus vulcani PSS1 genome encodes:
- the cobO gene encoding cob(I)yrinic acid a,c-diamide adenosyltransferase yields the protein MPTPRRSGRVIVYTGDGKGKTTAAFGLALRAIGRGMQVAVLQFIKSPERTYGEQLALQRLGVDVRQLGAGFTWTKTPEVHREALQRAWTVAKEYVHSGRYDVIVLDELNNALAIDRFPVGDILSVNDVLELIRTRPPELHLVITGRAAHPELMAAADIVTEMKLVKHDYEQGRTAMKGIEF from the coding sequence ATGCCGACGCCTCGTCGTAGCGGGCGGGTCATCGTTTATACGGGCGACGGAAAAGGAAAAACGACAGCTGCTTTTGGCTTGGCGCTGCGCGCCATCGGCCGAGGAATGCAAGTCGCTGTGCTGCAGTTTATCAAGTCGCCCGAGCGTACGTATGGCGAGCAGTTGGCCTTGCAACGTCTTGGCGTCGACGTCCGTCAGCTCGGCGCCGGCTTCACATGGACGAAAACGCCGGAGGTGCACCGCGAAGCGTTGCAGCGCGCTTGGACGGTGGCGAAAGAATATGTCCATTCCGGCCGGTATGACGTCATCGTGTTGGATGAATTGAACAACGCCTTGGCGATTGATCGGTTTCCGGTTGGTGATATCCTATCGGTCAACGATGTGCTGGAACTGATCCGCACGCGTCCGCCGGAGCTGCACCTTGTCATCACGGGCCGCGCGGCGCACCCAGAGCTGATGGCGGCTGCCGATATCGTCACGGAAATGAAGCTAGTCAAGCATGACTATGAACAAGGAAGGACCGCGATGAAAGGGATTGAATTTTAG
- a CDS encoding conserved virulence factor C family protein: MRIQAIEPTPSPNTMKILLDEELPPGMRHNYKSDNISEAPPLIQALLRIDGVKSIYHVADFLAIERHPKYDWRDILANVREVFGEEADDGTEAKPKGNEHFGEVKVFVQMLYGLPMQVKLVDGEREHRIGLPKPFMDAVIEAQKYAGNVVLERKWVEKGVRYGTFEEIGREIVDELSAAYPPERLERIVNMFRRGEQEKTVQKRPSLKVTSEMLDDPDWRKRYAALEQMAEPTEDDIPVLAKALKDEKMAIRRLATAYLGMIGGKKVLPYLYEALKDPAVAVRRTAGDCLSDIGDPEAIPAMIEALKDESKLVRWRAAMFLYEVGDKSALAALKAAENDPEFEVSLQVKMAIERIEGGEEAKGSIWKQMTESRKKGNETEQ; this comes from the coding sequence TTGCGCATTCAAGCGATTGAACCGACGCCAAGCCCGAACACGATGAAAATCTTGCTTGATGAAGAGTTGCCACCCGGCATGCGCCATAACTATAAATCGGACAACATCAGTGAAGCGCCGCCGCTTATTCAAGCATTGCTGCGCATTGACGGGGTGAAAAGCATCTACCATGTCGCCGACTTTTTGGCGATTGAGCGCCATCCGAAATACGACTGGCGCGACATTTTGGCGAACGTGCGCGAAGTGTTCGGTGAGGAAGCGGATGACGGCACCGAGGCAAAGCCGAAAGGAAACGAACACTTCGGCGAAGTGAAAGTGTTCGTGCAAATGTTGTATGGCCTGCCGATGCAAGTGAAGCTTGTCGACGGGGAGCGCGAACACCGCATCGGGCTGCCGAAACCGTTTATGGACGCGGTCATTGAGGCGCAAAAATACGCGGGAAATGTCGTGCTTGAGCGAAAATGGGTCGAAAAAGGAGTGCGCTACGGCACGTTTGAGGAAATCGGCCGCGAAATCGTCGATGAGCTGTCGGCCGCCTATCCGCCCGAGCGGCTCGAGCGGATCGTCAACATGTTCCGCCGCGGCGAGCAGGAAAAAACGGTGCAAAAGCGTCCAAGCCTCAAAGTGACGAGCGAGATGCTCGATGACCCGGACTGGCGCAAACGGTATGCCGCGCTCGAACAGATGGCTGAGCCGACCGAGGACGATATCCCGGTGTTGGCGAAGGCGCTTAAGGATGAAAAAATGGCCATCCGTCGTCTGGCAACAGCATATCTTGGCATGATCGGCGGAAAAAAGGTGCTTCCGTATTTGTATGAAGCGTTAAAAGATCCGGCCGTTGCGGTCCGCCGCACCGCCGGCGACTGTTTGTCCGACATCGGCGATCCGGAGGCCATTCCGGCCATGATCGAAGCGCTAAAGGACGAAAGCAAGCTCGTCCGTTGGCGCGCGGCCATGTTTTTGTACGAGGTTGGCGACAAATCGGCGCTCGCGGCGTTAAAAGCGGCGGAAAACGATCCGGAGTTTGAAGTGAGCTTGCAAGTGAAAATGGCCATTGAACGGATCGAAGGAGGCGAAGAAGCGAAAGGCTCCATCTGGAAGCAAATGACGGAGAGCCGGAAGAAAGGAAACGAAACGGAACAGTAA
- a CDS encoding YuzL family protein: MPKRKKDRSKTGVSAPDVRGQGTTQTETGAYELDSARKKTKVD; the protein is encoded by the coding sequence GTGCCGAAGCGGAAAAAAGACCGTTCGAAAACGGGCGTCAGCGCCCCGGATGTCAGAGGACAAGGCACGACGCAAACGGAAACAGGCGCTTATGAGCTTGACTCCGCCCGCAAAAAAACGAAAGTGGACTAA
- a CDS encoding NUDIX hydrolase: MGYIEELRKIIGTRPIILAGAGVAVTDECGRILLQKRRDGLWGLPGGLLELGESAEEAARREVWEETGLEIGKLELVDVFSGKKYFVRLPNGDQYYPVTVVYLTRDIRGGELKEDGEESLEVKFFPLHALPNELSPLVKDFIEQYFRE, from the coding sequence ATGGGATACATTGAAGAACTGCGAAAAATCATTGGAACCCGGCCGATCATCTTGGCGGGAGCCGGGGTCGCTGTCACCGATGAATGCGGACGGATTTTATTGCAGAAACGCCGCGACGGCTTATGGGGACTGCCCGGCGGTTTGTTGGAGTTGGGGGAGTCCGCAGAAGAAGCAGCCCGGCGGGAAGTGTGGGAAGAAACAGGGCTGGAAATCGGCAAACTGGAACTAGTCGATGTGTTTTCTGGAAAAAAATATTTTGTTCGGCTGCCTAATGGAGATCAATATTACCCAGTCACTGTTGTTTATCTCACCCGTGATATCCGCGGTGGAGAACTGAAAGAAGACGGGGAAGAATCGCTTGAGGTAAAATTTTTCCCTCTTCATGCATTGCCAAACGAACTCTCTCCTCTTGTTAAAGATTTTATCGAACAATATTTCAGGGAATGA
- the metA gene encoding homoserine O-acetyltransferase MetA, which produces MPINIPKDLPAKEILEQENIFVMDEERAYSQDIRPLNIVILNLMPEKEKAETQLLRLLGNSPLQVNVTFLRPATHEPKTTSKHHLEQFYTIFPHIRHRKFDGMIITGAPVEQLPFEEVTYWDELTEIMEWTTNNVTSTLHICWGAQAGLYYHYGIPKYPLPEKCFGVFNHTVEVKNVKLLRGFDDVFRMPHSRHTDVKREDIEKVPELTILSMAEKAGVCLVASNDGRQIFLTGHPEYDATTLKEEYERDLAKGLPIQPPESYFPNDDPSQMPLNTWRSHANLLFINWLNYYVYQETPYEWE; this is translated from the coding sequence TTGCCAATCAACATTCCAAAAGACTTGCCGGCGAAGGAAATACTCGAACAGGAAAACATTTTCGTCATGGACGAAGAACGGGCTTACTCGCAAGACATCCGTCCACTCAACATCGTCATTTTAAACTTGATGCCCGAAAAAGAAAAAGCAGAGACGCAGCTGCTGCGGCTGCTCGGCAACTCGCCGCTGCAAGTGAACGTCACCTTTTTGCGCCCGGCGACCCATGAGCCGAAAACGACAAGCAAACACCATTTAGAGCAATTTTACACGATTTTCCCGCACATTCGCCATCGAAAGTTCGACGGGATGATCATCACCGGAGCGCCGGTCGAGCAATTGCCGTTTGAAGAAGTCACGTATTGGGACGAGTTGACGGAGATTATGGAATGGACGACAAACAACGTCACCTCGACCTTACATATTTGTTGGGGTGCGCAAGCCGGCTTATATTACCATTACGGGATTCCGAAATATCCGTTGCCGGAAAAATGTTTCGGCGTGTTCAACCATACGGTGGAAGTGAAAAATGTCAAACTGTTGCGCGGCTTCGATGACGTGTTCCGCATGCCGCATTCGCGCCATACGGATGTCAAGCGCGAAGACATTGAAAAGGTGCCGGAGCTGACGATTTTATCGATGGCTGAAAAAGCAGGCGTTTGCCTCGTCGCCTCGAACGACGGGCGGCAAATTTTCTTGACCGGCCATCCGGAATATGACGCCACGACACTGAAAGAGGAGTATGAACGTGATTTGGCGAAAGGGCTGCCCATCCAACCGCCGGAATCGTATTTTCCAAACGACGACCCGAGCCAGATGCCGCTCAATACATGGCGTTCGCACGCCAATTTGCTGTTCATCAACTGGCTGAACTATTACGTCTATCAAGAGACGCCTTACGAGTGGGAATAA
- a CDS encoding YjcZ family sporulation protein, with translation MGAWHGNGFALIVVLFILLIIVGSAFGGYAY, from the coding sequence ATGGGCGCTTGGCATGGCAACGGATTTGCTTTGATCGTCGTCTTGTTTATTTTGTTGATTATTGTCGGTTCCGCTTTCGGCGGTTACGCTTACTAG
- a CDS encoding BrxA/BrxB family bacilliredoxin, with protein MSMAYEDYMRQLVQPMRDELVRAGFRELRTSEEVEQFMEQVEGTTFVFVNSVCGCAAGLARPAATQAVLRSEKKPDHLVTVFAGQDKEATAKMREYFVGYPPSSPSMALLKGKEVVHFIPREDIEFHSMEDVMENILAAFDQYCG; from the coding sequence ATGTCAATGGCTTACGAAGACTATATGCGCCAGCTTGTGCAGCCGATGCGCGATGAACTTGTCCGCGCCGGTTTCCGCGAATTGCGCACAAGCGAAGAAGTCGAGCAGTTTATGGAACAAGTGGAAGGAACGACGTTTGTCTTTGTCAACTCGGTGTGCGGCTGCGCCGCTGGATTGGCGCGCCCGGCGGCGACGCAGGCGGTGCTGCGGAGCGAGAAAAAGCCGGATCATTTGGTGACGGTGTTCGCCGGCCAAGATAAAGAGGCGACGGCGAAAATGCGCGAGTACTTTGTCGGTTATCCGCCGTCTTCGCCGTCGATGGCGCTCTTAAAGGGGAAAGAAGTTGTTCACTTCATTCCGCGCGAAGACATCGAGTTTCACTCGATGGAGGACGTGATGGAAAATATTTTGGCTGCGTTTGACCAATATTGCGGCTGA
- a CDS encoding glutathione peroxidase — protein MSVYQFSAKTIRGEEQPLSVYQGKVLLIVNTVSRCGFTPQYKELQELYNDYRDRGFVVLGFPCNQFGGQEPGTEEEIEQFCQLNYGVTFPLFAKVDVNGDHAHPLFQYLKEQAPGALGTKAIKWNFTKFLVDRNGKVVARFAPQTKPHELRKEIEKLLSNKEG, from the coding sequence ATGAGTGTATATCAATTTAGCGCCAAAACGATTCGTGGTGAGGAACAACCGCTTTCCGTCTATCAAGGCAAGGTGCTGTTGATTGTCAACACGGTGAGCCGTTGCGGTTTTACGCCGCAGTATAAAGAACTGCAAGAGCTGTATAACGACTATCGCGATCGCGGGTTTGTGGTGCTCGGCTTTCCGTGCAACCAGTTTGGCGGCCAAGAGCCGGGGACGGAAGAGGAAATTGAGCAATTTTGCCAGCTCAATTATGGCGTGACGTTCCCGTTGTTTGCGAAAGTGGATGTGAATGGCGATCACGCCCACCCGCTGTTTCAATATTTGAAAGAGCAAGCACCGGGGGCATTGGGAACAAAAGCGATCAAATGGAACTTTACGAAGTTTTTGGTCGACCGCAACGGCAAGGTTGTCGCTCGTTTCGCCCCGCAAACGAAGCCGCACGAGTTGAGAAAGGAAATTGAAAAGCTGCTGTCAAACAAGGAGGGGTAA